The stretch of DNA TTGCTTGCAAACatggcctcctgctcctggggGAGTATGGGGAGAGGGCAATACCTATCCATCTTGCCATGGCAGGTTACCCCCAAATCCTGGCACTAATAATCTCCTTGCACCCATCCATTCTACTCCCCAGGTGGCCCTTCCCTGCAGTTTAGAAACCAGGGAGTAACAGCTGAGCACAAACAAGGCAAGATAAGAAGTCCACAGATCCCAGCAACAAGTCAAGTACTATGACCGTACTAGTTCTGCAAGCTCGCTTATCTTTGAGTAAAAAGACTTTCCCTTACATTGCACATTGCACATGCAGTTGGGAAGGTCCATGAAGCAGGGCCAACTGGTGACAAGATCAGTCCAAATGTGGTTTGATTTCTTGTCAGTCCGGCTACAGCAAGGGTGGGAATGCTTTCAACATCATAATGGCTGGTGATCATAATGGCTGGTGATCCCTGTCATTAGTGCGTTCAAAACAGTTATTAAAAATGCCTCTGCATTGCATGTGGGAGGCACATGGGTGACCTTCCAATCTGATAGGAGCAGGTTTAGCACAGTGGCAGTGATGCTGAGCTATGGATCAGGACGTCCTCCGCTCAAACCTTGCCTCTGCCACAAATTCGGCAGGTGCTCTTAGGAAAGTCattatctctctgcctctgaactATGGGCGTAGTAATACTGacttgcaggattgttgtaaggatcGCAGCTAGATACTGATGTAATATTAGATTCAAATGTTAGATTCCTAGTGATAATATAAGATCTGCTTTCTTACAGgttttgaacagctcttactcgaACTAATGCTTTGCCTAAATTTGCTTCCTTTCATTTCCCACTCATTGGGTCTAATTTTGTCCTCTGAGGCAACCAAGAATAAGTCTGCTCCAACTACATGACTACCCTTTAGATGTTGGAAGACAGTCATTGCATCTCCCATTCTCCTCCAAGCTAAAACACACTGAGCTCTgccaactgttcctcataataCCTGGTTTCCAgaaagccttgttgttgttgtttagtcgtttagtcgtgtccgactcttcgtgaccccatggaccatagcacgccaggcactcctgtcttgcactgcctcccgcagtttggtcaaactcatccaGAAAGCCTTACCTGTCCCCTTATGTGAGGGAGATGCCCAGGAAGAAAGCCAGGCTATACATCATAGGTGGTCCTCTTGATAGCTTCACTTCAGATTACTGCAACAAAGGCTTTGATGTCCTTTGTGATGAAATGCTGTCCTTTGGCCCATTTATTATTACCAGGGCATCTTCAAAATATTAAACTTGGACGTCTTAAATTATTCTTTGTTTTCTCAGTAAGTAGGAAGGAGTTTACACAGCTGCATTCAAAAAATATTAGATCTTACTGAGAAAATATGTGCTCAGTTTTCTACCCAGTTAAGTCAAATTACTTGGATTTAAAACTATTTGGGTTTGCAGTTCTAAATACACACTTCTAAGACATCCTAgagaactcagtaggacttccttctgaataaacatgcataagtATCAGCCTGTTCCAAAGGAATACATGCTTTTAAAAGATAGTGCATTGAAGGCTATGGAAATAGAAGCTAGCTTGTGCATTCAGTTGTAAACAATGGCAAGATATCCATCTCAACAGGTGGCAAATGAGGGGGGAGAGATTTATTTATGCACCCATAAAGGTCTATAAAGTGTGTGGAGCTGACCCTTTATTTATGGCACTTCAAAGACTGAAGTTTTTTACTTCCTTCACAATGAAGCCAAAAGTGAAAGAGCAAACCATGAGAGGCCTCACTGAATTTGAACTAATGTTAATGAACTTTGATATAAATGATAGAGGCCAAGTTTCAaaactttaaagcaggcatccccaaactcagccctccagatgttttggttctacaattcccatcatccctgaccactggtcctgttagctagggatgatgggagtcgtagtcccaaaacatctggagggctgagtttgggggtacctgccaAAAAGGCTATGGTTAGCAATGGATGTGAGGAAATGACAGGGCTTGTAAGAGTGTTGGGGAAAGGGCCTACAAAGACATTTATTGAAGTTGCCACTTCAATGAACAAGCTTTGGGATGGCACAGCAACATTACGGatggaaagaaattaaattcagtttacatttaaatagTAGCTTCCCTGATGCAAGTGTTCCTGAATAAGGtccaaactgaaacacagtcatttTACAAAATTCACGAttttgcagttctgcagccaagacctgtgtaccaaaatgcatatactagggtgcAGTGTGCATATAAATACACATATTAATGAAAACAGCATATAAAAGTCTGCTATTTGtggtattaggggaaattgctttgtaaaaatgtgtatactaggaAATTCCATAAAAACGTCGTATGAGGAGACATTCGGAGTATAATGCTGATGCAttttcaggagggctttaaaaaaaacaaccaatacattgcaaactgctgtggaaatgtggagaactgagcttaaaTTTGGAAAAACAAGATACCAAAATGGACGTATTCAGCCATCCCTAACCACCTCTCCAGATCTGCCCAGATCTGGGGAGCAATGCTAAAgtggcattaaaggtaaagggacccctgaccattaggtccagtcgtgactgactctggggttgcgcactcatctcgcattattggccgagggagccggcgtatagcttccaggtcatgtggccagcatgacaaagccacttctgacaaaccagaggagcacatggaaatgccgtttaccttcccgctgtagcggttcctatttatctacttgcatttttgacgtgctttcgaactgctaggttggcaggagctgggaccaagcaacgggagctcaccccgtcacagggattcgaaccgccgaccttctgatcagcaagccctaggctcagtggtttaaccacagtgccacctgggtccccccataGGTGGCATTACAAACCAGTAAAAATCTCTTGCATTTCTAAAGCATACCATACTTGCACCTATGGTGCCACCAGAACCTCAAGCGATAGGAGAGGAACCAGGAGTTCCTAGGAACGTCAGAGAAGCTGGCACAAAGGATCCACTTGCTTATGTACAAAGCTCCCCAAAAACATTCTGTTCAGCATGGTTTAATTTTATCAAGTTTACCTCGGCCAATAGGTGTTTTGAAAACTCTCAGCATGATATTGAGGgatttgggtatgtttagcctggaaaaggaggagactgggaggagatatgataaacatcttcaaatatctcaagggctgtcacatggagcaagcatgttttctcctgcatTTTGTGAAGTTGAGAGTAGAGGCAGTTCCTTATCCTAGACGGTTTGTTGGAAAGTGAAACAATAAGTGTCATAAGCAATAAACTACGAACCTGTGGAAAGATCAGATTCATAAATAATTTTTACTTTGTTTGTAGCTTAACCTTTTGAATATTCAATTTATTTAAAGGCTGGAGTTTAAATGACACTCCAGTGTCATTGCAAAGATAGTTACTGCACACTTTAACCTTTTACTGTGTTTTCCCAAATGTTCATGACATGAATGTCACAAGTTTCCCAAGAAATCTTCGACCTCTGTCATTCCTCCAGAGAGGCTGCTAATCCAAGAAACATACTATTGTGATAATAACTCAGCTCGGGTTCAGTAGTGTGGTGGAGCAAAAGAACCAGTCCCTTGTCTTCACAATGCTGTTTACCAGAAAACTGGAGGTGTCCCAACAGCTGGCATTGATTAGGAGTattggaaactgctttatacaaACTCACATGACACTCTTTCAGTATCGACTGGCAGCAGGTCATCCTTAAGTATCTAAGCACTGTAACTCCAAGCTACACACTTGCTTTTCCAGAGGGCCTGAACCCCATGCAAAACAGACTGAACCATTTTCTGGAACGGGGAATCTCTCACCCACAGGCTCCCTGTCTTGCTGGGATTAAGTTTACTGGCTGCCATCCAGCTCATTACTGAGTTTAGGCACTAGTGCAAGATCTGCACATCCCCTTTTGCTTCAGATGCTATGGAGAATAGAGCTGTGTAAACTGCATACTGATGACACTCTGCTCCAAAGCTGTGAACCCAGCAGTTTCATACAGCTATTGGAACTCACAGAGGGTCAAAAGGCAATCAGTCACCCAGTTGCTCCTCCCTGTAGGTAGAACACATTGCCCTGTTCACTCTCAGCTCTCAAAAGCAGATCCAATAGGACATTGTTTGGGAGAATCAACTCCCCCTTCCATCTCCCTCCCAATTAAAATTTTTCAATCCAGAGCTAATTTGGTCTACAAATCAGGCCTCAACCCAGATTGAAAAGGGTCAGGAACATCGGTGTTATTCAAGAGTGCCAGCAGTTGTGCTGCCACTACCCTCTCAACTTCCCCCAAAAGGGGTATTGGCAACTGGCAGGTAGTTTGTTTGTATAGATAGGGGTAGGTTTGGAATCCACCATAACCCGTTATAATTATGTATAACAGGTCAATGAAAATCTTATCTtaagaaagcattttgtgtgacAAGATCTCTCCCAGCTCTCTGTAAAGCAGACCTCATGGCTGTAATATCTAGTCTaatttctctgtttgtttgtttttttgcccccAAACCCAGTCCCTGGGGTTTGTCAGCGTGTGCTTGCCAAACCCCCCAACGTTTGCTGCAACGTTTTGCAGACAGTCGTTTAAAGCTGATGTAAAAGTCAACTATCAAGCTTTATAAAGAACTTGAGCAAACGTCAAGTCTTTCAGAAACACAACGTCATTTCTTTGTCCTAATTTgctagtgtaaaggtaaaggtactcctgaccattaggtccagtcgctgacgactctggggttgtggcgctcacctcgctctataggccaaggaagccggcgtttgtccgcagacagcttccgggtcatgtggccagcatgactaagcaacttctggcgaaccacagcagtaCACGGaactgccgtttaccttcccgccggagcggtacctatttatctacttgcactttgacatgctttcgaactgctaggtgggcacgagctgggaccaaacaacgggagctcaccccattgtggagatttgaaccgctgaccttctgattggcaagccctaggctcggtgttttagaccacagcgccacccgcatccctaatttGCTAGTGTAGGGAAAGCAAATTAACAGAAAGAGGAGGATACTAAGTCCAGGAgagtaatcggggggggggggagagaagcctaaAAATGGGAGGTGCAGGTAAGACATTTGCTCTACTATAACAGAATCAGGGGAAGAGAGTGGGAAGCATTTGAACCCGGTATGCTCGCAATTTTTCAAGAAGCATATACACAGGCTCAAAGCTCAGGTGCCAACCCAGTTTTCTGTATTTTACCCGTAGGCTATcagaggaaagtggggggggggggagagactcaggaagtccaggggccaaatgtgactcttaagcttctctctctctctctgactctctaTACTCTACCCACAAAATACACTCTTCAAAGGCAAACTTATTCACCAGCCTTGCTTCACACgatccttgagtgtttttgcttagctggaatatgtccttgaatactgataatgccttttgcttgcctagatggagaacAGAGAAAGAGGTGTCTGTGTAGAAGTTAGCTAACAGAATAAAAAGCagtatttacatttgttgctcctcccacttttgcttctggtcccacccaccactggcccaTGGCCCCCAGAAGGGGAATTGTCTAGAGGGGAACTACAACCCTCTGGCAGAAAACAGCTCCCCTGCTCTCGGCAGAAGCCAAAACActctcatgcatgcacacactgtgGGGACAGAGATTACCAGGCCAGGGAGTATTTTGAACCTGAGTTTGGCAATTCTCCAATTCCATGCAATTTTCTTCCTCAAAATATTTTTCCACTGAGCTGTATAATGCTGTGAAAACTGTATGAATCAAGTTAGCTTTAGGTTGTgacccttaaaagaaaaaaagcagccaAAGAacacaccattattattattttggtatggTCAAACACTTCCATGTCACCAAACTTTCTAAGGCATTTCTGAAGCTGCAGAATCGCGCCTATATTTTCAAAATACCCTAAATAAGCAGCGATTCTTGGCTTTGAGGACAGTCGCTCGAGCAAAATTGGTTGTGATGCATGCAGAAAGAATAATCAGAGCACAATCCAGGCCCCAAAATTGTcacactgggtgggtggggagaatggtGTAAATCTACCTCTGTCCAGCCCACAGCAGCTCTGCTGGTGTGAAGCACCCCATCCTGTCCAAAGGTTCAGGTAGGTGGAGGTAATGCTGTCAGCAGCCTTCAGAAAGTCCTGATCCAGCTCCGTTGCTGCTCCTTGACAGAATTGGGCCCAATCTGAGTCTGATTGGTACTCTAGGTTCAGGTTTCTTCCtgtttccctgccttctgccctggtTGGCATGAACAATTGGGCTGGGGGGCGGAGCGTGTTGGTGGCTCCTGTCAGGTCGTACTGTTGCCCAGCCTGGCTCTTGATTGCTCTACATACCTTTATTGCTTTACCTAAAATAATCCCTCTGCAAATTGTGCAATTACTCCCTTTTGGTCCTGAAAGAGATTTCGCTCAATGGAAACAACTCTCTGCTATAGCTGTAGGAGTCTTGAAGGAAACTAATTTTCTTAGCAACAGCAAAATGTCGGGAAAAGCCTACTATAACTTCTATGTGCCACGGCAAATTTCCACTGTCTCATAGCTAATCATTCTTAACCCCCTTGCTCCAAGAAGTCTGAATAACACGAATAACACATGAGACCACTGCATAATCAATTCTTTTGTATGGAGTTTTATCTTTAAAGAAAAGGTCAAAGACATCATTCAGCAATTTGTCAGGACCAATCTGCATTCTGTCCGTATCCACCTTGGTAAAGTCCTGGCTGTCATTCCAAGGGAAGAAGTTGCACCACCGTTTTCACAAGTTTATATGAAACATCTTAACTGTTCCTTGGTTGATTTTCAAGCACTCTTTTTCTGAGCCTTCTCTTGTGCCAGATTCTCTTTGGCTTCACACCTAGAGTTGAAGGCATTTAACATTTCTTTAATAGTTAAGTTGGCTCCTTTCATGATCAGTCTGTCACCGTCGGCTGCAAAAGAATTAACATAGTTTagaacagaaggaaaacaaaaagcaatCGCCCAAGTTCTACATGACAACATCAGATAAATGTTCTTGATGAAATGTTCCAAATTTTTAGAAAGCaacattaaaggtaaaagtacccctgactgttagggcCAGTCGCTTTACTAagcatggctaagctgcttctggcgagccagagcagtgcacggaaacgctgaaggtcagcagttcgaagcCCTGCGAcagggtccctgctcctgccaacctagcagttcgaaagcacatcaaagtgcaagtagacaagtaggtaccgctccggtgggaaggtaaaaagcAACATTACAGGTGTATTAAAACTTCAAAAGTACAACATATATATTGTACAtactgtgtgtgtacatatatatggCTACAGATCATTCTTGGTACCATGCTCTTCAAAACagagcacaataaaaaaaattccttccagtagcaccttagagaccaactaagtttgttactggtatgagctttcgcgtgcatacAAAACAGAGCAGTGAGAGAACTTGGCTGGCACCACAGAACTCCCAAGTCTACACCTAAAGAACCTTGGCATGACTCAAAGCAGCAAAGATTGGCACTTTCCTGCTTTGTGTCAATTTGTTCACCAGAAGTGCACAGACTCTCCTGAGTGATTTATCCGGGGTGGAGATGCTATAGAAATGTGGATCTCTTCTATATGGTCTACATGGAAACCGCCTTGCAGTTCTCTGGATCTTGCCTGGGTCTGCATCAAGTGACATGAAAACAGTCTACATTTGCAAGTAAGATCATGGACATGGACACCGGCCCAAGTTTTAAGGGCTAAAAAGttcccgctgcccccccccaaatattttaggtGCCTGCTTTAACACTGTAAATCTTagtattattttattgatttcttgCAGTATGtatttgtcatggcctttggctggAACAATAAAATATACTTATTGAAAATATAATGTGAGACAGTTAATTACAGAAATCGGCTACCCCCATATTCCATTATCTGAAAGCTATTCTCACTGTTTCCGATAATGGAAGTCTCTGAGATAATGGAAGTTACTGACAGCCAACTAAGTGACCACACAGCCAGGGTCTTGGAAAGGGGTAGAGACAAAACATAATTTTctaagagtaagccccactgaactcaacagacTTTCAAATAGACACATACCGGATTGTATGTAAGTGCAGAACTGCACATTTCAAAGTAATGTGCAAACTACAGCCTATCTTTCAGTGACATGGTTTTTTATGGTGTGTAGTTGCACACTAACCTTCCCATTAGAGTAGCATAATTTGTAATAGAACTCTGGTTAGGTTTGAATGAGATGGCAAACCAGGCTTTGATCACATCAGCACCATACATTTGACACCtgcggcttcccccaaagatgccTGAGAACTGCaggttgttaagggtgttgagaattgATCTATGAGAGgggaaagctacagttcccaggactgtttggaggaagccatgtgctttaactgCATGATATGGATACGCTAGCTTACTGTGGTTCATTATGAATGAGCAGCATCTAGTGAGGCTACTGTTTTTTTCCAAAAGCTACCATGAGCCATCTAGTGGAGTCAAAGCACACTGCCATTGGAAGTACTGTATACTTTTCTCAGTTCCTGTTATCTTCCTGGCTTAACTGACAATACAGAGATACGGCAGATAGTAGTTCCAAACTTTGTTACAACCTTGCTGCCAGAAGCAACCTGCAGAAATGAGTTCTTGCCATCTAGCACTGCTTAAGGAGTGGGGTGGGAGTTTGCAGAAACCAAGGGAAAGAAAGTACGGTAATACTCTGATCACCAAGCCAATGTATTTACACATCAGAGGTACTTCCTAGAATAGCAACAGAGatggttaaaataaaattaaaaggtttTCAAGGCATTTGAGGCAAGAGGCATAAATGGTCCAAAACGCTgggtaaaatgttgagctctTCCTCCAATAGGATCCCACAAGTAAAATAGCTTTGGACCCATTTTTCTGAATTTGAAAGCCACAGAAAATCCCCAACTTCTTTAGGACAGGGATGGCTAGCCTCTGTAGTTTTAGGAGTTGAGAGTGGTCAGCTCCATAATAACGTTTGCAGAATTATGCCCAAACCTTGCTAAACGCTCCGCAGATTCACTTATCTGAACATCCGACTTCCTTGCCCGTCCGTCCCCCTACTTGGTCAGCTGTAGCCACTTTTGGGCATGGGAGTGAGAGCATACAAGTCAGAGTGCAGGAAAAATCTGACAAatcagacagagagagagatcgggcaaacccattccccccccctttgcctctcttttgctgattggctgcagccatttcaggaGGAAGTTATTGAGAGTGCAGGGAAAGGGAGCATACAAATCCTGTATTAAACAAGTTTCCATAGGAAACAATGGAAACCGTGGACTCGGTTATGCAAACACTTGCCTAACAAACGATTTCCAGGGGAGGCATTGGGTTCGTAAAGGGGGACCTGCTTGTATATGCAAAATCCAAAAAGGAGAGGCCACATTAATAGTGGAAACTTTTTACAGCCTGACAGCTTTTTGAATGGGGAGGTTTCCAGGGAGCCTCCCTGGAAGGGAGGGGTTCATCTGGCCCAAAGGCTACCAGCTGACCATCTCGGCTTTGGTTTACAAAACAGGAATGCTTCCTTACCAAAAACGACATCAATTACTGGTTCAGACCCATCGTGTTTTACATCTGTTTTCACCTCACAGTTGCTGTTGGATAAAAAGGCTTTCTTTGTATGCAGACACTGTAGGAAATTTCTGAAAAGGTTCAGAAATATAGATCAGAGCATGTTTTATCAACAACATAGCAGAGTTGGAAGTATAAAATacaatgaacatttttttttagtctaAAGATTTTATCTCAACAATCCACAAAACACCTCATAGGAAGAATAAGAGTGGAACAATGTAATAATATCAGCTGCCGAAATCCAAAAATATACATACAGCAAAGCTCTGAAACATAAGACAGACAAGACAatcttgtttagtcatttagtcgtgtccgactctttgtgaccccatgggccatagcacgccagaagacaatcttacaagttcaaaaaacaaaacaaaaaacaaaaaaaacgttGCAGTTTAGTAGCCTGCCATACCAATTAATCAAAGCACTCCGGTGTAGAactatttgcattttatttattgaatttatatcctgccctccttcTTGAAAGAGCTCAGGGTGAAGGAGGCAAATATCTAACAGTCATTTTGGATCAAGGCAGAATGTGATTACTGTATTAGTACTGTACTAGACATGACTTAATCAGGATGCAAGccatgtatttctgtattttagtgtttcattggaaaccgcccagagtggctgggggaacccggccagatgggcggggtataaataatatattattattattattattattattattattattattattattattattattatgtaaggaAACGTATCTGTATAGCATAGCAAGCACACACCTTGTTAAAAATGCATGCTCAGAGTCAACATACCAGGCATTAAGAGCCTGGACTAGGGCATGGCGTGGAGGGGTGGGGTGCTAGCATGCCAACACCGCAGAAGCGGCAGCTTAAACAAGGTGTGAGTAGCAGAGGGTACAAAAGTTTACCTTCTATGCCCAACATCATACTTACGTTAGGCCTAACAATAATTTAGGCGTggcagagttttgtttt from Zootoca vivipara chromosome 8, rZooViv1.1, whole genome shotgun sequence encodes:
- the MRPL53 gene encoding large ribosomal subunit protein mL53; amino-acid sequence: MSFVVPKRAGVTLKQVKSVLVAFCPFESNVESTRNFLQCLHTKKAFLSNSNCEVKTDVKHDGSEPVIDVVFADGDRLIMKGANLTIKEMLNAFNSRCEAKENLAQEKAQKKSA